A stretch of Halococcus sediminicola DNA encodes these proteins:
- a CDS encoding GMC family oxidoreductase has product MAPKTATYDHIIVGAGSAGCVLANRLSADDETTVLLLEAGEPNEKREIDIPAGFPELFGSSVDWEYYTEPQEAMNGRELYWPRGKTLGGSSAINAMIYIRGHREDYDHWAALGNEGWGYEDVLPYFKRSERFEPGDSAYHGQDGPLNVSTPRSPRPLSKTFVDAAVETGETRTEDFNGESQEGVGFYHLTQKDGKRHSAADGFLKPVLDRPNLTTRTGAQVTRVTFDGDRATGVEYEIDGQRVRADADGEVLLSAGAVNTPQLLMLSGIGDGDHLREHGIEVRHDLPGVGRNLQDHLFAFVVHESTGASTLDDAGKLRHLPRYLLFKRGPLTSNVAETGGFVRTSPDEPAPDLQYHFAPSYFLRHGFDNPAKGRGFSIGVTQLRPESRGRISLDSGDPFDAPAIDPRYLTATEDMDALVDGLRKARDIARADAFEEHRQKEVWPGKDAETDAELEAHIRETSHTVYHPVGTCTMGDGPMAVVDDRLRVHGLSGLRVVDASIMPTLVGGNTNAPTIMIAERAADFILASDD; this is encoded by the coding sequence ATGGCACCCAAAACGGCCACCTACGACCATATCATCGTGGGTGCCGGCTCGGCAGGCTGCGTGCTCGCAAACCGCCTCAGCGCGGACGACGAGACCACCGTATTGCTCCTCGAAGCCGGCGAGCCGAACGAGAAGCGCGAAATCGACATCCCGGCCGGGTTCCCGGAACTGTTCGGGAGTTCGGTCGACTGGGAGTACTACACCGAGCCACAAGAGGCGATGAACGGCCGCGAACTCTACTGGCCGCGCGGCAAGACCCTCGGCGGGTCGAGTGCGATCAACGCGATGATCTACATCCGTGGCCACCGGGAGGACTACGACCACTGGGCCGCACTGGGCAACGAAGGCTGGGGCTACGAGGACGTACTGCCCTATTTCAAGCGAAGCGAACGGTTCGAACCCGGCGATTCGGCCTACCACGGACAGGACGGACCGCTGAACGTCAGCACACCCCGCTCGCCACGTCCCCTCTCGAAGACGTTCGTCGATGCTGCCGTCGAGACCGGCGAGACGCGAACCGAGGATTTCAACGGCGAGTCCCAGGAGGGAGTCGGTTTCTACCATCTCACCCAGAAGGACGGGAAACGCCACAGCGCCGCCGACGGCTTCTTGAAGCCCGTTCTCGACCGACCGAACCTCACCACACGAACCGGCGCGCAGGTCACGCGGGTCACCTTCGACGGCGATCGTGCGACCGGCGTCGAGTACGAGATCGACGGCCAGCGAGTCCGTGCCGACGCCGATGGAGAGGTTCTCCTCTCGGCCGGAGCGGTCAACACGCCACAGCTACTGATGCTTTCGGGGATCGGTGACGGCGACCACCTCCGCGAGCACGGCATCGAGGTGCGCCACGACCTGCCCGGCGTCGGGCGAAACCTCCAGGACCACCTCTTCGCGTTCGTCGTCCACGAATCGACCGGTGCTTCGACGCTCGACGATGCCGGCAAACTCCGACATCTCCCGAGATATCTCCTGTTCAAGCGCGGCCCGCTGACCTCGAACGTCGCCGAGACCGGCGGGTTCGTCCGAACGAGTCCCGACGAACCGGCACCGGACCTCCAGTATCACTTCGCTCCGTCGTACTTCCTGCGCCACGGCTTCGACAACCCGGCGAAGGGCCGCGGGTTTTCCATCGGCGTGACACAACTGCGCCCGGAGAGCCGCGGGCGTATCTCGCTCGATTCCGGGGACCCGTTCGACGCACCCGCCATCGACCCCCGGTATCTCACCGCGACCGAAGACATGGACGCCCTCGTCGACGGTCTCCGGAAGGCCCGCGACATCGCGCGTGCCGACGCCTTTGAGGAGCACAGGCAAAAAGAGGTCTGGCCGGGCAAGGATGCAGAGACTGACGCGGAACTCGAAGCGCACATCCGCGAGACGTCCCACACCGTCTATCACCCGGTCGGGACCTGCACGATGGGCGACGGGCCGATGGCCGTCGTGGACGACCGCTTGCGGGTTCACGGTCTCTCCGGGCTTCGGGTCGTCGATGCCTCGATCATGCCGACCCTCGTTGGAGGGAACACCAACGCGCCGACGATCATGATCGCCGAGCGCGCCGCCGATTTCATCCTCGCCAGCGACGATTGA
- a CDS encoding aldo/keto reductase translates to MEYTTLGGTGMEVSRLCLGCMSFGNSDWRDWVLEEEASHEIIERAIDLGINFFDTANMYSKGDSERVLGDALAGYDRDWPVVATKVYHPMDEGNPNAGGLSRKAIEQELDNSLDRLGMDTIDLYQTHRWDEDTPIDETLGALDDAVRRGKVRYIGGSSMWAHQFADALRTSRMANLERFVTMQNHYNLVYREEEREMLPLCGEKGIGVMPWSPLARGYLTRPHEDIGATDRGASEEHLYDHPYREGGGREINERVQELADEKDATMAQISLAWLLHKEWVDAPIVGTTSVEHLEQAVAALDISLSESDQEYLEEPYGPVPVSGHA, encoded by the coding sequence ATGGAATACACGACGCTCGGTGGCACGGGCATGGAGGTCAGTCGGCTCTGTCTCGGCTGTATGAGCTTCGGAAACTCCGACTGGCGCGACTGGGTACTCGAAGAGGAGGCGAGCCACGAGATCATCGAGCGCGCGATCGACCTCGGCATCAACTTCTTCGATACCGCGAACATGTACTCGAAGGGCGACTCCGAGCGCGTACTCGGCGACGCGCTCGCGGGCTACGACCGCGACTGGCCGGTCGTCGCCACGAAAGTCTATCACCCGATGGACGAGGGCAATCCGAACGCCGGCGGACTCTCCAGAAAGGCCATCGAGCAGGAACTCGACAACTCGCTCGACAGGCTGGGCATGGACACGATCGACCTCTACCAGACCCACCGCTGGGACGAGGACACGCCGATCGACGAGACCCTCGGCGCGCTCGACGATGCGGTGCGCCGCGGCAAGGTCAGGTACATCGGCGGCTCGTCGATGTGGGCCCACCAGTTCGCCGACGCGCTGCGCACGAGCCGGATGGCGAACCTCGAACGGTTCGTGACGATGCAGAACCACTACAATCTGGTCTATCGCGAGGAAGAGCGCGAGATGCTGCCGCTGTGTGGAGAGAAGGGCATCGGCGTCATGCCGTGGAGCCCACTCGCGCGCGGCTACCTCACCCGCCCCCACGAGGACATCGGCGCGACCGACCGCGGCGCGAGCGAGGAACACCTCTACGACCATCCCTACCGCGAGGGCGGCGGCCGGGAAATCAACGAGCGCGTCCAGGAACTCGCCGACGAGAAGGACGCCACGATGGCCCAGATTTCGCTCGCGTGGCTGCTGCACAAGGAGTGGGTCGACGCACCCATCGTCGGCACGACGAGCGTCGAACATCTCGAACAGGCCGTCGCGGCGCTCGACATCTCGCTGTCGGAAAGCGATCAGGAGTACCTCGAAGAACCCTACGGGCCGGTGCCCGTCTCAGGACACGCCTGA
- a CDS encoding SRPBCC family protein translates to MNAAIERTPDGRRVVIARTIDAPARTVWSILIDTDRWPEWGPSIAAVDCPDRFIENGSSGHVETVGPGALLPGLPDGGLRVPFRVTSCADRRWTWRVAGVPATGHRVKSWGENCRAAFEIPLPAAAYAPVCRRALVTIERLARGATGERGRR, encoded by the coding sequence GTGAACGCAGCCATCGAACGCACGCCCGACGGCCGCCGGGTCGTGATCGCCCGCACGATCGACGCGCCCGCCAGGACCGTCTGGTCGATCCTGATCGATACCGACCGCTGGCCCGAGTGGGGACCGTCGATCGCGGCCGTCGACTGCCCCGATCGGTTCATCGAGAACGGATCGAGCGGCCACGTCGAAACCGTGGGTCCGGGTGCGCTGCTCCCGGGCCTGCCGGACGGTGGACTACGGGTGCCGTTTCGCGTCACGAGCTGTGCCGATCGTCGGTGGACGTGGCGCGTCGCTGGCGTTCCGGCGACCGGTCATCGGGTCAAGTCCTGGGGCGAGAACTGTCGGGCGGCGTTCGAGATTCCGTTGCCCGCGGCGGCGTACGCGCCCGTCTGCCGGCGGGCACTGGTCACGATCGAACGACTCGCGCGCGGCGCTACTGGGGAGCGAGGACGTCGCTGA
- a CDS encoding SRPBCC family protein: MATYERETYLRAPFEDVWEFHSAITGLTAVTPKFMNLRVEAARGPDGEPDPDILEEGSEIDLSMRPFGVGPRQGWTSRIVERRRDGDAGLFRDTMHDGPFERWVHTHSFYADAGGTILRDRVEYRLPCGDLGRLAEPFGEIGFEPMFRYRHRETKRRLERP, translated from the coding sequence ATGGCCACCTACGAGCGCGAGACGTACCTGCGCGCGCCCTTCGAGGACGTCTGGGAGTTCCACTCGGCGATCACCGGGCTGACGGCGGTCACACCGAAATTCATGAACCTCCGCGTGGAGGCCGCGCGCGGCCCGGACGGCGAACCGGATCCCGACATCTTGGAGGAGGGCTCCGAGATCGACCTCTCGATGCGCCCGTTCGGCGTCGGGCCGCGACAGGGCTGGACCTCCCGCATCGTCGAGCGGCGACGCGACGGTGATGCAGGGCTGTTCCGCGATACGATGCACGACGGCCCGTTCGAGCGCTGGGTCCACACCCACAGTTTCTACGCCGACGCCGGCGGCACGATACTCCGCGACCGCGTTGAGTATCGCCTTCCCTGTGGCGATCTCGGTCGCCTCGCCGAACCCTTTGGCGAGATCGGTTTCGAGCCGATGTTTCGCTATCGCCACCGTGAGACCAAGCGCCGGCTCGAGCGGCCGTGA
- the proS gene encoding proline--tRNA ligase: MSDRQQDLGITESKEHSPGEWYADVVQKAELADYAPMGGFIVTRPRGYALWEGIQDHLDGWFKDTGVQNAYFPLFIPESYLEREKDIVEGFDPEVAWVTQAGNDELDERLAVRPTSESIITPFMSQWIRSHRDLPMRLNQWCSVVRWEATDTKPFFRTKEFLWQEGHTAHRDGEGAWEETMLRLEQYRRLHEDVLAIPVLEGRKPEHDKFPGADTTTAIQTLMPDGKSLQSATSHYLGDGFAEAFDVTYVDADENEHVAHTASWGLSWRALGGMVMTHSDDQGLVLPPELAPEQVVVVPIWQEDTQEAVLDYAADLAAELDEAGLRVELDDRDGRNPGFKFNEWELKGIPLRIEVGPNEVEDEEATLVHRPDGESTVESRENIADTVEDHLDTIYAKLYAAAEEELEENVREAESRNELLGTIGQHGGYVKTAWCGDEACETEIKDEIAAEIVMVPLNEDEEPLDDTCAICGDDATETAYFAKSY, encoded by the coding sequence ATGAGCGACCGACAACAGGACCTCGGCATCACCGAATCGAAAGAGCACAGCCCCGGCGAGTGGTACGCCGACGTCGTCCAGAAGGCGGAACTCGCCGACTACGCGCCGATGGGCGGATTCATCGTCACTCGCCCCCGAGGGTACGCCCTCTGGGAGGGGATTCAGGACCATCTGGATGGGTGGTTCAAGGACACAGGAGTGCAGAACGCCTACTTCCCGCTGTTCATCCCCGAGAGCTATCTCGAACGCGAGAAAGACATCGTCGAGGGGTTCGACCCCGAGGTGGCGTGGGTCACACAGGCGGGCAACGACGAACTCGACGAACGGCTCGCCGTGCGGCCCACCAGCGAGTCCATCATCACACCCTTCATGAGCCAGTGGATTCGGAGCCACCGCGACCTCCCGATGCGGCTGAACCAGTGGTGTTCGGTCGTGCGCTGGGAGGCGACGGACACCAAACCGTTCTTCCGCACGAAGGAGTTCCTCTGGCAGGAGGGCCACACCGCCCACCGCGACGGCGAGGGCGCGTGGGAGGAGACGATGCTTCGACTGGAGCAGTATCGCCGCCTCCACGAGGACGTGCTCGCCATCCCAGTGCTGGAGGGCCGCAAGCCCGAACACGACAAGTTCCCCGGGGCCGATACGACGACCGCGATACAGACGCTGATGCCCGACGGGAAGTCACTACAGTCGGCGACGAGCCATTACTTGGGTGACGGGTTCGCCGAGGCGTTCGACGTGACCTACGTCGATGCCGACGAAAACGAACACGTCGCCCACACGGCTTCGTGGGGCCTCTCTTGGCGGGCACTCGGCGGGATGGTCATGACGCACTCGGACGACCAGGGACTCGTCTTGCCCCCCGAACTCGCACCCGAGCAGGTCGTCGTCGTGCCCATCTGGCAGGAGGACACGCAAGAGGCGGTGCTCGACTACGCCGCCGACCTCGCGGCGGAACTCGACGAGGCCGGTCTCCGCGTGGAGCTCGACGACCGCGACGGGCGCAACCCCGGCTTCAAGTTCAACGAGTGGGAACTCAAAGGGATCCCGCTGCGCATCGAGGTCGGCCCGAACGAAGTTGAGGACGAGGAGGCGACACTCGTCCACCGTCCGGACGGCGAATCGACCGTCGAGAGTCGTGAGAACATCGCCGATACGGTCGAGGACCATCTCGACACCATCTACGCGAAACTGTACGCCGCCGCCGAGGAGGAGTTAGAGGAGAACGTCCGCGAGGCCGAGAGCCGCAACGAACTGCTTGGCACGATCGGCCAGCACGGCGGCTACGTCAAGACTGCGTGGTGTGGCGACGAGGCTTGCGAGACCGAGATCAAAGACGAGATCGCCGCCGAGATCGTGATGGTCCCGCTCAACGAGGACGAGGAGCCCCTCGACGACACGTGTGCGATCTGTGGCGACGACGCGACCGAGACGGCGTACTTCGCCAAGTCGTACTGA